The Chloroflexota bacterium DNA window TCTGCCAGATGAATGGAATTGCCGCCAAACGTGGTCATGCGAAAATCGGGCGCGGCCTGGCTATTGCTGCCAAATTCCAGCGGCTTTTTGAGCAGCGCATTCATCCCAATAAAAGACAGCGCCATAATCAGCAGACATCCGCCAACAAAGATTACAATCCAGGTCGTAGTAGATTTTTTATTAGATGAATTTTCTTCCTGCATTCCTGGTTTCCTGATGAAAATATGCCGGTTGCTGAGCTTCTATTAAGGCTCCAACAGCGGATCAATCACCGCTTTAATCTGCGCCAGAGATGTAAACGGGCCAATCTGGACATGGCTAAGTATACCCTCCTGGTCGATGATATAGGTTTCAGGAACGCCACGGATGCGGAAGGACTGGGAGATGCGCGTCCCCAGATCGGGGCCGTTGGGATAGGTGATATTGAATTTAGTCAGGTAGCCCATCGCTTCGGGTTCGGTATCCACATAATCGACGCCTAAAAAGATGACATCACCGCGGTCTTTATAGTCGAGCCAGGCCAGTTCGAGATCAGCAGCTTCTTGTTCGCAAGGTTTACACCAGGAGGCCCAGAAATTGAGCACGATCACCTTGCCTGCATAGTCCGCCGAGTTAAATTCTTCGCCATCGAAACTGGTGAGCACAAATTCGGGCGCGGCCTGCCCGGGTTGAACAGGGCCTTCTTGGGTGCGTTTCAGCCCCACGGCGAGAATCCCCATGAGAACCAGCAAACCTCCCCAAATCAGCAAGCGGCCCCACTTTGGGCCAGGATTCTCCGCAGGGGTTTCACCATCCGAGATTTTATTGGTATCTTCAATCATTGAATTCTCCATGTTTCAGTGATTTACAATCCGTATGCGATTGTTCACTGGCTTTTGCGCAATTCTTCTTCCAGGCGCGCCACATAGTCGTCTGCGGTTTCGGCATCCGCGGGAAGCGGTGCGGTTTCCGGTTCAATTTGCCGCCAGCTTTGAATGCCCCGAAAAAGTACATACGCGCCGATAACAAAGGCCACCGGCGGCACGATATAAACCAACCAATTAAAACCCGTGCGGGGCGGTTCTGCCAGCACGCGATCACCATATTGGTCGACAAAATACTGCTTGATCTCGTCTTCTGTCCAACCTTGGCTGAGTTTTTCGCCAATCAGGGCGCGCCACTGGGCACAGGCCTGTGTCCCGCAAACATCCAGGGGCACATTCTCACACACCGGGCAGAACATCTCGCTGGCGATGGCATTAATATCATCGTCTGTAGGCGCGTCGGGATTGGCATCCTGCGCCAATACCGTCATCGGTAGCGCCAGTATCGCTAAAACAAAGATGAGAATGACGAA harbors:
- a CDS encoding cytochrome c-type biogenesis protein CcmH yields the protein MKKHSSFTLHHSSFVILIFVLAILALPMTVLAQDANPDAPTDDDINAIASEMFCPVCENVPLDVCGTQACAQWRALIGEKLSQGWTEDEIKQYFVDQYGDRVLAEPPRTGFNWLVYIVPPVAFVIGAYVLFRGIQSWRQIEPETAPLPADAETADDYVARLEEELRKSQ
- a CDS encoding TlpA family protein disulfide reductase; amino-acid sequence: MIEDTNKISDGETPAENPGPKWGRLLIWGGLLVLMGILAVGLKRTQEGPVQPGQAAPEFVLTSFDGEEFNSADYAGKVIVLNFWASWCKPCEQEAADLELAWLDYKDRGDVIFLGVDYVDTEPEAMGYLTKFNITYPNGPDLGTRISQSFRIRGVPETYIIDQEGILSHVQIGPFTSLAQIKAVIDPLLEP